DNA sequence from the Manis javanica isolate MJ-LG chromosome 15, MJ_LKY, whole genome shotgun sequence genome:
TACATTGACAATACTGCTGCCACAAGGCAGAGGACAAGGTGACACAAACACTATTTCTCTATGAGGCCCTGTGGACCATCACATCAGTTGGCTCTCCCCACAGTACACCCCTCTTGGTCCTGTAAGGCTATCATAGCCAAGACTGCTTCCTTCAGGCAACCACAATCCTCAaaaacttattttattctttggttaGTCGTTTAACGAAAGTTATCATGGGTCATTCAcaagataagtaaggagagaaAAAGCAATTTGGCAGATATTTTTTTATCTAAACTTTTTCCATATTACTAGTCTAATTAatattcttccctttttaaaaaataaataaaagtctaaACTTAGTTGATCCATTTTATTAGAAGGTTGGTAGAAAGGCTTTTTGAATCCCACCTGAACATAAAGGATAAAGTAAAATAACCACTGCAGGTCTACAATTATCCCATTtgtataaaatcttttttttctatctacagatacacacacagaggTATACATACTAACATGCATTAACGCTCAATAAATTTTGGGGGGGGTGGGATTGAGTGATTTTTCTGCCAATTctgatttgctttattttttcttaaactagCATCTGTCACTTTAATAATTATTCTGGAAGGTTTTTAATAAGGCAAATCAAGCATTTCTCTCTCATCTACGAAAGAGGTAATGCAACCCAGCAAAGgacaagaaaatttcaaaaattcagTACAAGTAATTGAATTTCAAAATTACAAAACAGTATGTAACTTGGATTCTTTAATCATGTTGTCTTTTGATACTAGTTATGATACAGAAAAACTTTTGGGtgatttccagttataaaactcAAACctatccatttttctatttttcccaagAAACAAACATTGATTTGTTTAGAGGCATTTTATTTAGACAAGTAAAAACAATTAGATGTTCAGAAGCAGTATACAAcgaaagagaaaacaaaccagTCACTTTATcatgtattccctcttctttacaactacagcaaaaaaacaaaaaacaaaccaaaaaaaagcaTTCTGCTTTAAGgtaaaagtcagaaaaataggcaaatatatttttcttctccataATAACATAAACAGCTACAAGAGATCTAAGTGTAGTAAGAGAAATTGGATGTTGGCTTGCATATATTCATTAAAAAGACAACAGGCCATCAGACTGTAAGAGAATAACTACACCTGCTTTCATCTGATACACTTCCATTTTCACTTACAGGTAACACCAAGTTAGTTCCAGCACTGGAGCTACTTCACATTCCTCATTATTTACTGCTGTTTTCTTTAAGCAGAGAGTAACTCTGGAAGGCCGACACTTGTCTCTGCTTGCTTGTCGTATACTATTTGTGGCATATGCCCGATGATCAGGCCTTTACTTCAGGAGTTGAACTATAGATAGCATCTGAATTCTCTGAAGCAATTTCTtctacaataaaaaacaaaaaaaccacattaGTCAACttaataaacaaaagaaacaaatctacATTTCTGtataatgaagaaacaaaaaagttttaaaaaaaagtgttctgctgaagagaagcaaaagaaaacaagtacACAGGCCATGAAAGACTACCTTCATGCCACTGAAAATGTAATGAAGACAGAGTTCAAGTAGTTCACCCTTTAAACTCTTTTAGACCATATCTTAACCTCCAAGGGACCCCTCTTCTGGTCTAAATTTTCAATGACTCAGACTATCTAATAAACACTGAATTAAAGTCTTATCTTTGAAAGATCTGGCCCCCTCTATAAATTTATTCaaacttcaaaaaatattatatgatttgTGCAcaatttatgattttagatttggGAAAGAATATTTGGTACGTAGCAAGGGGTAAATAAATGTTAACCATTATTACAACTGTAATAATTTTAGCATTTGCCTTTGAAGGTAGACTCTAATTTCTAAAAGAGTAACCCCATCAGTCATGTCTGTACTGTATCTCTATGCCTACCACTATGCAGTAGGTATTTAAACATTtggtttataaatacatatatatgtttatatatacttAGATATATACATAAACCTCCCATTATTTAAGTATGTCCATGGTTAATAAGTCTTCTTTCTCAATGAGTAAAACTCACCTCACACTCAAATTTTAAATCCCCCAagactctttaaaaattaattcatcaGTATTTACCTAGCTCTTCTTCCGCTGTCTCTGAAAAACTGATCTTCGGCTTTGCCAGTTCACCACTATCTTCTtctatgaaaagaaaatcaatgatgattatgtaaattatattatatatatatatgtaaattatacatatatatataatatgtaaataattataaattattaatttataatatttagtAAGCAAAATAAGTACACCAATACTATTTGAAGCAAAAAGCTGCAAAACCTAATAGGAATATCTCCATTTTTAATACTTGTGATTCTAATGTCTTTCCTCAAAAATTACTTTTAGGTTCATACTAAAACTACTTTGAGATCAATAACtaagtatttttattaagaaCATGTCTACCTTATTAGTAAGATTCAGTGAGTAACACTATTCAGAGATTAAACACATTTActtataaattctttatattgCCCTCTAGTAAATTTCAACTAGGTCTATTCCATTCAAATGATTTAGTGTAAAAATTTAGGAACAGAAGAGACTGTACAACAAAACAATTTAGAGAACACAGTGGTCAATTTTAATCATGAGCTTCTCTTTGcttaatttacataatttaaaatataggagaaataatgaaatagaatggAAAATGACACATAATCATAAAGCTTAACTgataattttgaataaatttcTTACCGGGAAGCACACATTTCCAAAGGCCATATGTTTTTCCTACCACAGTTTGCCACAGTCTCAATGTTCCATCTTCAGAACCACTAGCATAAAGTTCTCCATCAGGACTAAATCTCACACAGTGAATAGGACCAAAGTGTCCTTTGTAGGATTCTGAAAAAAGAGAAGGGCTAGTAGATAATTTAATACTTAAATATTAGGTTAAATATTGATAcactaaagaaaatgtttatatgGGAAGATGTGAAATCTGTAAGGGCAAATTCAAGGAACTatatctaattaaaaataaaatgattctttattaatttataattttaaaaaatttgtgatcAATTCACAAATTGGTACATCATATCTATCATTTCTCCATGAGAGTTACCCCTCTCCAATTCTAACACAGATTTGGTTTTGGATTATtgtctctcttaaaaaaaaaaaaaaaaaagcttcatgtCCCAATaaggatgaagaagaaaataaataaccctcccccaccccacacacacacctaaatTCTACAGAAAGCAGATCCAAAGTCTACCAGTTCAATCCCAGTTTCCACATCCTAAACTCAACTGCCTACTTATCAGGGAACCGATTCTTATTGTGACTAGAGAGAGCCACTAGATGGAGCTCTTTCACACTCTGCCTCTTAATTTCGTATCAGACTGTCAAGAGTCCACTAGACATTCTGTCTCACAGAACGTCAAGATATAGGACCAATACTGATTCTTAAATACTTTAGTCTATGGAATCTGAAGAGAAAATGTACATATCAGTAgtgatatttttctgtttaagtCATATCCTCATTTAAGAACTTTACTCATTTACTTTCTAACGCCTCACACCACCTTATAAGTTTCAAAGCTCTTTACAAGACCAGTATTCTTGTTGTCTCCATGCCTATTCAACTCAAGGACCTTCATGCATCATTTCCCCCATCTCTGTCCAACCAGAGGCTATTATGAAAATGTTATAAGTAAAAATTATCATAAGAGTAGAAAGAATATGAGTTTTGGAATGAGAATGGCTAAGTCCAAGGTCCCATATTCACTACATGTGACCTCAGATATCAGgcaaataatttctctttttcgaagagaataaaatatataactgaaatattctaaaactttaaaaactgacattaaataagaacaatggaaaagaaCATCTTAATCTTATTCAAAAATCACTTATATTCAAGCAAAAAGAggtgaacaaaaaacaaaataaattctatATGGTTCATTTACCAAGGTTCCATTTATCCAAACCAAATccataaacaaaacataaaattgtcTTTTGTGTGAAGTTCTAACAAGCTTAAGTAAAGTAGGGTAGCTAGAAACAAAGTGGCAGCTTAgagacaaaaaaattacaaaattaaaaactatactAGTTCAAACAAAAAGAAGATAATGAGAAACAATAACTATGAAACCTAGTCCATCATATAAATATAGTTAGGATGTGCACTAAGTTCAAATTAATCCTCTATGCCTTCCCTCTCCTTATTAAGGACTATAATcatgaaaatggaagaaaaagtcagactccaaaaaagaaaaaaaataaaacaacaacaaaaaaccctccAATTCAGATACCTAAGGTATCTCTACAATAAGCCACGGCTACTTCTCCCCTTGCACTCTTCTCTCTAGAGCCTTACTAGGGATTCTGCCGTCAAAAAGAAGAGCCAGCTAGATGGGCTACATAACCTGCACTGTACttcaaaatgaacaaatcttTTTGTATCTGTTTATTATGACTCTGACATAAGactacctccccacccccaaaagtAAATATTCTACACTATGGTTTACAACATCAGAATAAAATGAACTtaagttaaaaggaaaagataaaattgaagaGTTCAGCATATTTTGTCTATAGTTCTATTAATACTTCTAccaaaagtgggaaaaaaatcttttatattttcacttGCAAGCAGGAAGCTTTAGTTAGTTGAAAAATTTGCTGAGGCATTAACTGAGGTGTTAATTACCGAAACCATACATTTGATAAAGGTAGCCACATcattcagagaggaaaaagaggacAACTCACCTAATTCCTCTCCACTATTATAATCATActtataaagtttaaaatcttcaCCACCTGCAACAAgaaattctttctcaggatgaagAGATGCAGAATTGATGGTTGCAGGAGCTTCAAAAGATTTAATtgcatccaaactggaaaaaaatttaagtaatatTCATTAAGTTCAAATACTGTATAAACAGTACAAGGAAATAATTAGTTACATTTAAAGTGCTCCTAAATTCTGAATCCCAAGGAGCAATTACTCAGTCAACATAAAGAtgttaaaagaaaattctaataaatcaCATTAgcaaaaaaggttaaaaatagcATGTCCAAATGGAGTTCATCCATAGAATACAAAGACATTTCGATAGAGGGATATCGGCATTTTGCGCAGTGAATGCCTTCCTGGAAATAAGCGTACTAACTAGTTAAAACAGTATGGCTAATATATTGCGGGTTTTGCTCTGAAAAAAACTGAATTCTCTGCTGTCTGATTTTTCCATGACAAGCATGCACTgtatttataaacagaaaaactTTTTCAGTTAATTAATATAAAGGGTTGTTTGTGCATTATTCTCAATTGCTGACAAGAAAAGCCTTCAATGCCATAAAATATGAAGCTGCTAAAaacagctgcttttactgctagGCAGCTGAAAATAACCAAATTTGAGACTATAGctatataataaaaatcaatgcATAACAATAGCTTCACCTGAATATTAAGCAATTTGGACATCAGCTCTTTTCCAGTCCAACCCTAAAAATCCTGAGAGGCCTTCATCACAAAACATTAGAGCATTCCAGCTCCCAAATACTGCCATCCTATCCCCAACACTATACACTACCCATAAAAATTAAAGTTAGTCATAATTTACATAGGATTGTTAAATAGCAACTTTCTGGCTCAAATGGTAGACTATTCAATTGGCCAGCAAGCCTCTGCCACCAAGATGGGGTTTGAGGCACTGGTCTACATCAGGGCTTCATGTTGCCCAAATCCAGGAGTGACCAAATACCATGCCTATACAATTTAATAGCTCTGGACAATAATACCCTATTATCAATTCACAGCACATTAACTAGGTTACATTCttaattgcttttctttatttctacttccttcttctttctacCATTTAGTAAGGCTTAGCTCTGCAAGGGATCCATTGGATAAAAAGTTAGGACTGCCGGTCAGAGTATACTGTGGTATAATCTTTATGGAAATCAATTAAGGGACATGATCACTAAGAACTTTAACCACATTCCTACCCTTTGAACAGATTTCTATTTATAGGATTCTCTTATAAGGAAACAGCAAAAATCTCACCACAGTGTTAAAAGACAGGAATTGATATGTAATTTAGTACAATTCATAATTCAATAttcctaataaaaatttttttaaaaaatgttttaatagctaagaatattttaaaatcaaaaaatcaaaattatattCATTAGGGTCCtagtaacaaaagaaaagttttatCAAAAAAGGTCCTAAATACCTGGAAATTAATTTGATTAATTTCTCTGATTAAAGTATGCCAAATtcttaaaaaacacatttgtgGGTATAGATACATTACCCTCCACATTATATAGCATAAGCTAAGATTTGCCTTTAAAAGAGTTAAACACCTTTCACATGCGCTTTCCAATTTTTAAGTACCCTAAATTGTCCTTtgttactaaaaaagaaaatgatagaaatgaaGGTATTTGTTGGACTTACCTTACTGCACTATGAAAAGCAATAGATCGTCCATAAGTTATTACCAAGATCTCTCCCTCAGGAATATATTCCATACTGCTAACagacatattaaaatttaaagatttcaCTTCTGTCATAGTAGCATGATCCCAAAGTCTgcaaaagtgaaagaagaaaatatggtgGTATTTACTCACTTAAGAATTTGTGCTTAATTTCTAATTACATCTACAGATTAACCAACGAAAAGAATAATCACAACTGTAGTGAAACAACCTCCATTTCAACTCCAAATTACAGATGATACAGAAAACTACTGGGTTCCTACATAACATCAAATTATTTGGTAGCTTGTTAGTAAAGTCAACTTTTAATACTTAAATACATTCCTACTAAACAATTTAGCAAAACTATGCTATTAAGACACAGGTCTTAATCTAATCAATTTCAGTGTTGTCCTAACTAATGATTCTTACACTTTGTATTTGTACATGTGGTGATAGTTATAtatcttcccagaaaaatacatcaGGTGTAAGCATACAAGAAACTGTGTATAGAGTTTCAGCAGTTTCACGGAACCCCTATAGCTAGCCTGTCCACTGATCCAGGTTAAGAGCATCTGCTTATAAAGGTGTCAGAAGTTTTAACTGTCTTGTGAATTGTACTCTACGTTTATAATAGTAAATGGTAGCTTCAGAAAAATATGGCCTATGTGCAGGTGAATTATTAATGTTCATAGACAATTCTTTCTACATtcgtttttaaaaatatttaaaatacaagctTTAAGGTTAAATGTTTGTCAAACTTTATAAAttattacagaaaaattacataCCGAACAGTTTTATCATCAGCTGAAAGAATCTGTTTATCCTCACTGCACCATAGAGCCTTTTTAATACCAGAGGTGTGACCACTGATTTCCTTAGGTTCTtaagatgaaataatttaaaacatatttattaatgtttgatttttaaaactgagcAATACtcaaattaaatatgtaaaaagaaaaaatacacctTAAATCAGATGGCAACTTTGCAAAACCCAGCATAATACAAACttgctatttatataaaatatacttgatttttttgtattggaACAAAAATTCATCTACATAATGAACACAAAACTGTGATGCTATATGTAACTGGGAATAAATACATTACTCTTCCCAGGCTAGTTTTCTGCTTTCAAATGCATTATTGTACAGCagtgaaatgaaacaatattaatgtGCCATAGTTTAATACGAATATGGGCCCAGGAACAAGAAAGCCTGAGCTAATCCTAGGACTATCACTAAAGCTGGGAACCTTCTCCAAACCACTGTTTGtgcaacagaaaaaaagagagaagtagatgatggaaggaaaaaaggaaaataaaaagaaatgcagcaATTTCCAAGAATATTTCTATACTGAGAGCAAAGCATCACAAAAATGAGAATCCATCTCTAGTGGAGATTCTTCCTTCAAAGAttaaaacaaccaaacaaaaccaCTCATTGTTAGCTTTGGGCAAAAGCAGGCAAGGCGATTCAATAAgactgtgactctgggcaagttacttaatcttttgaaataaagtttactttatgtttacatttcttcatctgtaagatagGGATAACAGTTATTCTCACTCATAGTCTAAGGATTAAATAACAATATACATCTAAAGTTTCTAAACTAGTGTCTCACATAAAATAAATGCTCAGTTCACTGCTATTTCTTCTGCCAGTACAGTGGCAGAGCCATTTTCAAAAGGTAACTTTGAGAAagttaaaagattaaaaatgtcCACCTAAGCCTGAACTACCCCGTTGAGTCTGGTACACTGATGTAGTTAGCATATTATGCTGTATTTTGGAAAGAACTtatgaaaagagaatgaaaagaaaaactcctGGGGGCCAATCTTTAAATGTAGTTTGTTTCCTCACCtgagaaatgcttttaaaaaaggtATCTCAAGAATAATTGCTTTATTTCCAATACAGCTTTGACTTTTTTACTTCTAaggttcatttatttataaataaacaataaatgccCATGATACAAATTTAAGATCCATACTTGTATGTGGTaagcaaacaaaatttttttatcacAGTTTGACAGCTTTTAAGCTTTATGTATTATGTGGCTAGAAAATCATTAAACTACTACTAAGTAGAGGTGA
Encoded proteins:
- the STRAP gene encoding serine-threonine kinase receptor-associated protein isoform X1; this translates as MAMRQTPLTCSGHTRPVVDLAFSGITPYGYFLISACKDGKPMLRQGDTGDWIGTFLGHKGAVWGATLNKDATKAATAAADFTAKVWDAVSGDELMTLAHKHIVKTVDFTQDSNYLLTGGQDKLLRIYDLNKPEAEPKEISGHTSGIKKALWCSEDKQILSADDKTVRLWDHATMTEVKSLNFNMSVSSMEYIPEGEILVITYGRSIAFHSAVSLDAIKSFEAPATINSASLHPEKEFLVAGGEDFKLYKYDYNSGEELESYKGHFGPIHCVRFSPDGELYASGSEDGTLRLWQTVVGKTYGLWKCVLPEEDSGELAKPKISFSETAEEELEEIASENSDAIYSSTPEVKA
- the STRAP gene encoding serine-threonine kinase receptor-associated protein isoform X2; its protein translation is MAMRQTPLTCSGHTRPVVDLAFSGITPYGYFLISACKDGKPMLRQGDTGDWIGTFLGHKGAVWGATLNKDATKAATAAADFTAKVWDAVSGDELMTLAHKHIVKTVDFTQDSNYLLTGGQDKLLRIYDLNKPEAEPKEISGHTSGIKKALWCSEDKQILSADDKTVRLWDHATMTEVKSLNFNMSVSSMEYIPEGEILVITYGRSIAFHSAVSLDAIKSFEAPATINSASLHPEKEFLVAGGEDFKLYKYDYNSGEELESYKGHFGPIHCVRFSPDGELYASGSEDGTLRLWQTVVGKTYGLWKCVLPEDSGELAKPKISFSETAEEELEEIASENSDAIYSSTPEVKA